In one Verrucomicrobiales bacterium genomic region, the following are encoded:
- a CDS encoding acetylxylan esterase, translating into MNTSPTAMPDGIFDSPTFTARWSGPCWLNRGFWITCILACGLGLPCAQGAAFRNPYGRQPTNASIGDRMLADYFRGETRRLADASLEDIQTLDEWKSRQPQMRAELLEMLGLDPLPPRTELRAQVTGTLVEPDFTVEKLHFQSMPGLYVTANLYLPKSTNQPVPAILYACGHGMVKSNGVSYGNKVHYQHHGIWFARHGYACLILDTVQMGEIEGIHHGTAREGMWWWNSRGYSSAAVEAWNGIRALDYLETRPEIDRTRFGATGRSGGGAYTWWVAALDERIAAACPVAGITDLENYVVDGVVEGHCDCMFPVNTYRWDFPQIAALVAPRPLLIANTDKDTIFPLDGVQRVHERVRRIYDLCGASDRLGLLITEGPHKDTQDLQVPVLRWFDRFLRREPRSIELAAAPRFRPEQLKVLERLPEDEITRRCQEQFTRLASDADPFDATRALSQLERKTFAGWPKGLPNPTARLLSSQEHEGVKLSVFAFESQPGVTLRFYVVTPVQGAIKSLTLRVVDEQGWRDQLRLGRSGFLASLKAECEQAGVLADAAVPDGEREEFSKLMAAFRQNETCYVTLTPRGVGMTQSAGDRKVLTLIRRRFMLLGQTLAGMQAWDVRRAVQALQALPGYSPLPIQLAANSEMTEVISFAALFEPGVSSVTLPHPVRRDLDAPDFLNWSRIVTPAQLMVMLEKRCAVTVQSSGR; encoded by the coding sequence ATGAACACCTCACCTACCGCTATGCCGGACGGGATTTTCGACTCACCGACGTTCACGGCCAGGTGGTCCGGGCCCTGTTGGCTTAATCGCGGGTTCTGGATCACATGCATTCTGGCGTGCGGCCTAGGATTACCCTGCGCCCAAGGCGCGGCCTTCCGCAATCCGTATGGCCGTCAACCGACCAATGCCTCCATCGGCGATCGGATGCTGGCCGATTACTTTCGCGGTGAGACGCGTCGTCTGGCCGACGCGAGCTTGGAGGACATACAAACCCTGGATGAGTGGAAGTCACGACAACCCCAGATGCGCGCTGAGCTTTTGGAGATGCTCGGGTTGGACCCGCTGCCGCCGCGGACAGAACTGAGAGCTCAGGTGACGGGGACGCTGGTGGAGCCCGACTTCACGGTTGAGAAGCTTCACTTTCAGTCAATGCCGGGGCTTTATGTGACCGCCAATCTTTACCTGCCCAAGTCGACGAACCAACCGGTGCCCGCGATTCTGTATGCTTGCGGCCATGGCATGGTCAAAAGCAACGGAGTGAGCTACGGAAACAAGGTCCATTACCAACATCACGGAATCTGGTTCGCTCGCCATGGATATGCTTGCTTGATCCTGGATACCGTTCAGATGGGCGAGATCGAAGGGATTCATCATGGCACGGCTCGCGAGGGCATGTGGTGGTGGAACTCTCGCGGATACAGCTCGGCGGCCGTGGAAGCTTGGAACGGCATTCGGGCGTTGGACTACCTGGAGACGCGACCAGAGATTGACCGAACCCGGTTCGGTGCGACGGGCCGGAGTGGCGGGGGAGCCTATACCTGGTGGGTGGCGGCGTTGGATGAACGAATCGCGGCGGCCTGCCCGGTGGCGGGAATCACCGATCTGGAGAACTATGTCGTGGATGGTGTGGTTGAGGGACACTGCGATTGCATGTTTCCGGTGAACACCTATCGATGGGATTTTCCTCAGATCGCCGCCTTGGTCGCGCCGCGGCCCTTGCTCATCGCGAACACGGACAAGGACACCATCTTTCCTCTCGACGGAGTACAGCGCGTGCACGAGCGGGTGCGCCGCATTTACGATCTCTGCGGGGCCAGCGACCGATTGGGGCTGCTGATCACGGAGGGACCGCACAAGGACACTCAGGACCTCCAGGTTCCAGTCCTGCGCTGGTTTGACCGCTTTCTTAGGCGGGAACCGCGGTCGATTGAGTTGGCGGCGGCACCCCGATTTCGGCCAGAGCAGCTGAAGGTCCTGGAGCGGTTGCCGGAGGATGAAATCACTCGGCGATGCCAGGAGCAGTTCACCCGGCTGGCCAGTGATGCGGATCCGTTCGATGCAACTCGAGCCTTATCCCAATTGGAAAGGAAGACGTTCGCAGGGTGGCCGAAAGGCTTGCCGAACCCGACCGCCCGGCTTTTGTCATCACAAGAGCACGAAGGAGTCAAACTGTCGGTTTTTGCGTTTGAGAGCCAACCCGGCGTGACCTTGCGGTTTTATGTCGTTACTCCCGTCCAAGGCGCGATTAAGTCTCTCACGCTGCGGGTGGTGGATGAGCAGGGCTGGCGGGATCAGTTAAGGCTGGGACGAAGCGGGTTTCTCGCGTCCCTCAAGGCCGAGTGCGAGCAGGCGGGCGTTCTGGCTGATGCTGCGGTGCCTGATGGCGAACGAGAGGAGTTTTCGAAACTGATGGCTGCTTTTCGGCAGAACGAGACCTGCTATGTGACGTTGACGCCCCGCGGCGTCGGGATGACTCAGTCGGCGGGCGATCGAAAAGTCCTCACTCTCATCCGCCGGCGCTTCATGCTTTTGGGGCAGACCTTGGCCGGCATGCAGGCGTGGGATGTGCGTCGAGCCGTTCAGGCGTTGCAGGCGTTGCCGGGGTATTCCCCTCTTCCGATTCAGCTTGCCGCGAACTCGGAGATGACGGAGGTCATCAGCTTCGCCGCCTTGTTCGAGCCTGGGGTCAGTTCCGTGACGCTCCCTCATCCCGTGCGGAGGGATCTGGATGCACCGGATTTCCTGAACTGGTCTCGAATTGTCACGCCGGCCCAGCTGATGGTGATGTTGGAAAAGCGCTGCGCAGTGACCGTGCAGTCCAGCGGTCGGTGA
- a CDS encoding DUF1501 domain-containing protein — protein MLARCGTGLGLMGLAAMAQPSGVTSALAASSGGIALPMSPRAPHFAPRAKQVVHLFMNGGPSHLDTFDPKPLLDRYHGKPLPANNLRTERKTGAAMRSPFAFKQHGQSGIPVSSLFAKTAVHVDDMAIIRSMHAEVPNHEPSLMLMNCGDSRLPRPSMGSWITYGLGSENQNLPGFMVLCPGGYPVVSTQNWRSSFLPGAFQGTYIDTQHTDVEKLIANIRNNRLSMEDQRRQLDLVRSLNQAHSEQRQNDPALEARIATFELAYRMQMEASDAFDLAREPASVRDAYGTGTHGRQLLITRRLIERGVRFVQVWSGAGQPWDNHENLEKEHEKLAAGWDQPIAAFLADLKQRGLFDSTLVLWGGEFGRTPAAELPALNGRDHNHYGFTCWLAGGGVKGGTVYGSTDEWGYQAAESPVHVHDLHATMLHLLGFDHEHLTYRYAGRDFRLTDVHGQVVRALLA, from the coding sequence ATGCTGGCCAGGTGCGGCACTGGATTGGGCTTGATGGGGCTGGCGGCCATGGCTCAGCCAAGCGGTGTCACCTCGGCGCTCGCCGCGAGCTCGGGTGGCATCGCGCTGCCGATGTCGCCGCGAGCTCCGCACTTCGCCCCGCGTGCGAAGCAGGTCGTGCATCTGTTCATGAACGGCGGGCCGTCCCATTTGGACACCTTCGATCCCAAGCCGTTGTTGGATCGCTACCATGGCAAGCCACTTCCCGCTAACAACCTGCGGACCGAGCGCAAGACCGGCGCCGCGATGCGGTCTCCGTTCGCGTTCAAACAGCATGGTCAGTCAGGCATACCGGTCAGCTCGCTGTTCGCCAAAACCGCCGTCCATGTGGATGATATGGCCATCATTCGATCCATGCATGCGGAGGTGCCCAATCATGAGCCTTCGCTGATGCTCATGAACTGCGGTGACTCCCGGTTGCCCAGGCCGAGCATGGGATCGTGGATCACTTACGGCTTGGGGAGTGAGAACCAAAACCTCCCTGGGTTCATGGTGCTTTGTCCTGGTGGGTACCCCGTGGTCTCCACACAAAACTGGCGTTCTTCGTTTTTGCCCGGAGCGTTTCAAGGCACCTATATCGACACCCAGCACACGGACGTGGAGAAGCTGATCGCGAACATTCGGAACAATCGTTTGTCGATGGAGGATCAACGTCGGCAGCTGGACTTGGTTCGGAGTTTGAATCAAGCGCATTCCGAGCAGCGCCAGAACGATCCGGCGCTGGAGGCGCGCATTGCGACCTTCGAGTTGGCTTATCGCATGCAGATGGAAGCGAGTGACGCCTTTGACCTGGCTCGCGAGCCGGCTTCGGTTCGCGACGCTTATGGAACCGGCACGCACGGTCGGCAGCTGCTGATCACCCGGCGGCTCATTGAGCGGGGAGTGCGCTTTGTGCAGGTCTGGTCCGGCGCGGGGCAGCCGTGGGATAATCATGAGAATTTGGAGAAGGAGCATGAAAAGCTGGCGGCCGGATGGGACCAGCCCATCGCGGCGTTCCTGGCGGATCTGAAACAGCGAGGGCTGTTCGACAGCACGCTCGTCCTGTGGGGCGGTGAATTCGGTCGAACCCCGGCTGCCGAGTTGCCGGCTTTGAACGGGCGCGATCACAACCACTATGGGTTCACCTGCTGGCTGGCCGGCGGTGGAGTGAAGGGCGGAACCGTTTATGGCTCGACGGATGAGTGGGGATATCAGGCTGCCGAGAGTCCGGTCCATGTCCATGACCTGCACGCCACCATGCTTCATCTTTTGGGATTTGACCATGAACACCTCACCTACCGCTATGCCGGACGGGATTTTCGACTCACCGACGTTCACGGCCAGGTGGTCCGGGCCCTGTTGGCTTAA